In the Drosophila takahashii strain IR98-3 E-12201 chromosome 3R, DtakHiC1v2, whole genome shotgun sequence genome, one interval contains:
- the ctrip gene encoding E3 ubiquitin-protein ligase TRIP12 isoform X7, whose protein sequence is MAESVKSQSLSALTEGQHDDGGSTATSATLANNTSASNTVNSSNHSSHRRRNNHSSSSSSKGHNKNKKHNTPATSSGPAVSSSVDIVSTTSTTIATTTTRRSRSQGRHSSAAAHSSSKESQISKRTAAAFRSPSSPASNSIPIVSDQSLSPGSRKRQHHQHNSSSSSNHTRSSNQSAPGGDQLVEHCSPLKKRRLQQTLGTGVSGGAAGTGLAPAPTSIDQTPRQASGDCVAQRTRSKTISPEELPSTSSAAAARHHHQIRASASSTSFSSSNRNKRKVSGGGSGAVVEATPHRGAAAARAGRSGNLLNYYRKTRKASHTRSQKAEKPAVQAEETPATSRNGSAGSGSSSKSGVIGKYKKSLRYSHQNLQDTESAGAEGPGAETAAEEQQQQNGNLDADDQLPTLETALNQSEATVTHGQGQSEAEGQSEEQENDDDEEDEEEEEEEEEEVGFYEIVNSAGSSYEEDPQIVAEEDEITTEEDVDDEEDDDIEEDEDIEEEDLSDNEFAQQLIGELGASDALTYSLMAQQPPSGPPHAGGQPITPGASTANLSIVAAALTAVGGGGTGGGGGSAGGAGGAAPGTGASAASGGTTSAVGATSSSNSSAGQPASNSSSNNVNATGSGSAPGGGGPTTTGTGSGSQHGSGSGGAAAADSESDDSEVGRLQALLEARGLPPHLFGALGPRMTHILHRTIGNSSSSKANQLLQGLQSHDESQQLQAAIEMCQMLVMGNEDTLAGFPIKQVVPALIQLLRMEHNFDIMNNACRALTYMLEALPRSSGTVVEAVPVFLEKLQVIQCMDVAEQSLTALEILSRRHNKAILQANGISACLTYLDFFSIAAQRAALAIAANCCLNMHPEEFHFVAENLPLLARLLSQQDKKCVESVCSAFCRLVESFQHDSPRLQQIASPDLLKNCQQLLLVTPAILNTGTFTAVVRMLSLMCGSCPDLAISLLRNDIAATLLYLLTGNAEPAAASATHVELIARSPSELYELTCLIGELMPRLPLDGIFAVDSLLDRPTLNTQDQVHWQWRDDRGSWHNYSTIDSRLIEAANQSSEDEISLSTFGRTYTVDFHAMQQINEDTGTTRPVQRRLNHNYVAPMSAGQDLTTTAAGSSGASTSAAAAAAASNNNNNPPGNSGNQVKRRPSLDARIACLKEERGLAADFIKHIFNVLYEVYSSSAGPNVRYKCLRALLRMVYYATPELLRQVLKYQLVSSHIAGMLGSNDLRIVVGALQMAEILMRQLPDVFGTHFRREGVIYQFTQLTDPNNPICANPSPKPLSTTATPTANAGGSQSAPASANSLQVNPFFMDSAPGSSSASTTPSSSKHQSYSVKSFSHAMNALTASAKGTPAVALDASGTSAPTGGYNYSSSAPSSSSTAGGAPAAFFVAQQGDPRQYVHFQQPAVPPPPPQLELLPTGVQQQGQQMPQVIYQPQQQQPAHLVVASTSSAAASASSSSSSSSSASALQHKMTDMLKRKAPPKRKSQSSGRAKSRQEDAAVAAAGSGAGGAPPASASSAMHELLSRATSLGSGTGGRSTPSSGSGSGSSKSRFNAGNSTNAGSTKSSFLASLNPARWGRQTAHHHHHHQQSQQQHHGLSKDAGNANAGGSGSGAGLAYTVTQHGANSGAGGLNAAAVAASISKSISHANLLAAANRERARQWVREQAVDFVKRYTEQEARRSKAAAESGTTQSGSSGVGCSSTGNTTLSTAGSTNVLERLSSILFKLNGSYHDCLDALLELKTILLESDISPFEVNHSGLIKAMLNYMTSETGLVERDARLRSFMHVFAGLPLEPLLQNVGQMPTIEPLAFGAFVAKLNGCVTQLEQFPVKVHDFPAGPGGRSNQSALRFFNTHQLKCNLQRHPQCSNLRQWKGGTVKIDPLAMVQAIERYLVVRGYGGIRADSDDDSEEDMDDNVAAVVMTQAGFKHKLQFTIGDHVLPYNMTVYQAVKQFSPLVSEQPETDNESETLLGNASIWVQQHTIYYRPVEEEVASGAATGAASSSSSCSSGVQKQQSTSSSASSYANASTSCSSSSGVASGGGSSSKKAHKSSSKFMRKKTELWHEGIAPGVISALKPFLSSSLPADVVTVQDSSLDALCMLRVIHALNRHWEHLYGCVVRQNIIPQAEFVHPKITAKANRQLQDPLVIMTGNLPQWLPQIGMACPFLFPFETRHLLFYATSFDRDRALQRLLDTTPDLNAAESSERVAPRLDRRKRAISRTEILKQAEHILQDFGHSKALLEIQYENEVGTGLGPTLEFYALVSAELQRTDLGLWNGSDSYKQNSVTIVDVVKANSTVLHIEDALEATTMDQAPPTAGGASLVSSTTTTTTTTAAAATAQQHPPTRSSSRTHLLRSVAGQQQLSQPVEHSSSSAGSNENALNMIIAQQFSDMNSADPAATDNPSSTTTTTSVVEQNTTTNHSSATTTTTTTTIMSYVHAVHGLFPLPLGKSSKLPQMTKAKAKFKFLGKFMAKAVMDSRMLDLPFSLPFYRWLVSEEHSIGLADLMRVAPEVQNTLVRLQDLVRQREYILTDPNIDAMEKTEKIEQLDLDGCPIADLGLDFVLPGHANIELCRGGRDTPVTVHNLHQYISLVTYWFLIEGVQKQFEALREGFDSVFPIQRLRMFYPEELECVFCGSASEQQQQRWETKMLQDSCRTDHGFHQESQAIQYLYEILASYNRDEQRAFLQFVTGSPRLPTGGFKALTPPLTIVRKTLDGNLNPNDYLPSVMTCVNYLKLPDYSSREVMRQKLKVAANEGSMSFHLS, encoded by the exons ATGGCCGAATCCGTTAAAAGTCAATCGCTCTCTGCATTGACGGAGGGGCAGCACGACGACGGTGgttcaacagcaacatcagcgacATTGGCTAATAATACCAGTGCGAGCAACACAGTAAACTCATCCAATCACTCGTCCCATCGGCGACGCAATAACCACtctagcagcagcagcagcaagggccacaacaagaacaagaaacACAACACACCGGCAACATCATCAGGCCCTGCTGTCAGCTCCTCCGTCGACATAGTATCCACCACCTCGACTACAATTGCAACCACCACAACCCGTCGATCCCGCAGTCAAGGTCGCCACTCCTCCGCAGCAgcccacagcagcagcaaggagTCGCAAATCTCTAAGCGCACGGCGGCAGCCTTTCGTTCCCCTTCATCGCCAGCATCAAACTCCATCCCGATCGTGAGCGATCAATCGCTTTCACCCGGCAGTCGTAAGCGCCAGCATCATCagcacaacagcagcagcagcagcaatcacACTCGCAGCAGCAACCAAT CAGCTCCTGGTGGAGATCAGTTGGTCGAGCATTGCTCGCCGCTCAAGAAACGCCGCTTGCAGCAGACTTTGGGAACAGGAGTCagcggaggagcagcaggaacTGGCTTAGCCCCAGCCCCAACAAGCATCGATCAGACTCCTCGTCAAGCATCCGGGGATTGTGTTGCGCAGCGCACTCGATCTAAGACCATTTCCCCAGAGGAGCTACCGAGTACAAGCAGCGCTGCGGCGGCGCGCCATCATCACCAGATTCGTGCCAGTGCCAGCTCCACCAGCTTCTCGTCCAGCAATCGGAACAAGCGCAAGGTCAGTGGAGGAGGATCGGGTGCTGTGGTCGAGGCCACTCCCCACCGAGGGGCAGCTGCTGCTCGCGCTGGACGCAGCGGCAATCTGCTGAACTACTACCGCAAAACGCGCAAGGCTAGCCACACGCGCTCTCAGAAGGCGGAAAAGCCGGCAGTGCAAGCGGAGGAGACGCCCGCCACCAGCCGGAACGGATCAGCGGGATCCGGATCCAGCAGCAAGTCAGGTGTGATTGGCAAGTACAAAAAGAGTCTGCGCTACTCGCACCAGAATCTGCAGGACACAGAGAGCGCAGGAGCAGAAGGACCTGGGGCTGAGACTGCAGCTgaggaacagcagcagcagaacggGAATCTGGACGCGGACGACCAGCTGCCGACCCTTGAGACGGCTCTGAATCAATCAGAGGCAACAGTAACCCACGGACAGGGTCAGTCGGAGGCGGAAGGCCAGTCCGAGGAGCAGGaaaacgacgacgacgaggaggacgaagaggaagaagaagaggaggaagaggaggtGGGCTTCTACGAGATTGTAAACTCTGCGGGCTCATCGTACGAGGAGGACCCCCAGATCGTTGCCGAGGAGGACGAGATCACAACGGAGGAGGACGTTGACGACGAGGAAGACGACGACATCGAGGAGGACGAAGACATCGAGGAGGAAGACCTCTCGGATAACGAATTCGCCCAGCAACTGATTGGTGAACTTGGTG CTTCGGATGCTTTAACATATAGTTTGATGGCACAACAACCGCCAAGTGGACCGCCGCATGCAGGTGGACAGCCAATAACGCCAG GTGCCAGTACAGCCAATCTCAGCATTGTAGCGGCCGCTCTGACTGCtgtcggaggaggaggaaccggcggaggaggaggatcagcAGGAGGAGCTGGGGGAGCAGCACCAGGCACTGGAGCATCGGCTGCATCCGGAGGAACCACCAGCGCCGTGGGCGCgacgagcagcagcaacagcagtgcCGGCCAACCagccagcaacagcagcagcaacaatgtgAATGCAACGGGATCAGGGTCGGCTCCTGGCGGAGGAGGACCCACAACCACCGGTACTGGCAGTGGTAGTCAGCATGGCAGCGGCTCAGGCGGAGCTGCAGCCGCCGATTCAGAGAGTGATGACAGCGAGGTTGGCCGCCTGCAGGCGCTGCTGGAGGCTCGCGGACTGCCTCCCCATTTATTCGGAGCCCTTGGCCCACGAATGACCCACATCCTTCACCGCACCAttggcaacagcagcagctccaaGGCCAATCAACTCTTGCAAGGACTGCAGTCGCACGACGAATCCCAGCAGCTACAGGCTGCCATCGAAATGTGCCAGATGCTGGTGATGGGCAATGAGGACACCCTCGCCGGCTTTCCCATCAAGCAGGTGGTGCCCGCTCTAATCCAACTTCTTCGCATGGAGCACAACTTTGACATCATGAACAATGCCTGCAGAGCATTGACATACATGCTGGAAGCTCTGCCACGATCCTCGGGCACCGTGGTAGAGGCGGTTCCAGTTTTTCTCGAGAAACTTCAGGTTATCCAGTGCATGGATGTGGCGGAACAAAGTTTAACCGCGCTGGAGATTCTCTCGAGGCGTCACAACAAAGCCATCCTGCAGGCAAATGGTATTTCGGCCTGCCTCACCTATTTGGACTTCTTTTCGATTGCCGCTCAGCGCGCAGCCTTGGCGATTGCAGCCAATTGCTGCCTTAACATGCATCCGGAAGAATTCCACTTCGTTGCGGAAAACTTGCCGTTGCTAGCTCGTCTGCTTTCGCAGCAGGATAAAAAGTGTGTGGAGAGCGTGTGCTCTGCCTTCTGTCGTCTGGTGGAGAGTTTCCAGCACGACAGCCCGCGTCTGCAGCAGATCGCCAGTCCGGATTTGTTGAAAAACTGCCAGCAACTGCTGCTGGTCACACCAGCCATCCTGAACACGGGAACCTTCACAGCCGTGGTTCGCATGCTGAGTTTGATGTGTGGCAGCTGTCCAGATTTGGCAATCTCTTTGCTTCGGAACGACATAGCGGCCACTCTGCTTTATTTGCTCACCGGAAATGCTGAGCCGGCTGCGGCCAGTGCCACCCATGTGGAGCTAATCGCACGCTCACCGTCCGAGCTGTACGAACTCACCTGCCTTATTGGCGAGTTGATGCCGCGCCTGCCCTTGGATGGGATCTTCGCTGTGGACTCACTGCTGGACAGACCCACGCTAAACACCCAGGATCAGGTGCACTGGCAGTGGCGCGATGATCGCGGCTCTTGGCACAATTATTCAACCATTGATTCGCGCCTGATTGAGGCCGCCAACCAAAGCAGCGAGGACGAGATCAGCCTGAGCACATTTGGACGCACCTACACTGTGGATTTTCATGCCATGCAGCAGATTAACGAGGACACCGGCACCACACGTCCCGTTCAGCGTCGACTCAACCATAACTACGTGGCCCCCATGTCAGCGGGACAGGACTTGACCACCACCGCGGCGGGGTCTTCGGGAGCTTCTacttctgctgctgcagcggccGCTGCctctaataacaataataatccACCGGGAAATAGTGGAAACCAAGTGAAGCGCCGCCCATCACTGGACGCTAGAATCGCATGCCTCAAG GAGGAGCGAGGTCTGGCTGCGGACTTTATCAAGCACATATTTAACGTGCTCTACGAGGTTTACAGCTCGTCGGCCGGACCGAATGTCCGCTACAAGTGCCTGCGCGCCCTTCTTCGGATGGTTTACTACGCCACGCCGGAGCTGCTGCGTCAGGTGCTCAAGTATCAGTTGGTATCCAGCCACATTGCTGGCATGCTGGGCAGCAACGATTTGCGTATCGTGGTGGGAGCATTGCAAATGGCTGAGATCCTGATGCGTCAACTGCCTGATGTTTTTGGCACTCACTTCCGTCGTGAGGGAGTGATCTACCAGTTCACTCAGCTGACGGATCCAAACAATCCCATCTGTGCTAATCCCTCGCCGAAGCCACTTAGCACAACCGCAACACCCACCGCCAATGCAGGCGGATCCCAATCAGCACCGGCCTCGGCCAACAGTCTGCAGGTTAATCCATTCTTCATGGATAGCGCCCCGGGCTCGTCCAGTGCTTCCACGactcccagcagcagcaagcaTCAATCGTACAGCGTGAAGAGCTTCTCGCATGCCATGAACGCCCTGACGGCCAGCGCGAAAGGAACTCCTGCCGTAGCGTTGGACGCATCAGGGACATCTGCTCCAACTGGTGGCTACAACTACAGCAGCTCGGCGCCCTCTTCATCCTCGACAGCTGGAGGAGCACCGGCTGCCTTCTTTGTGGCCCAGCAGGGGGATCCACGGCAGTACGTGCACTTTCAGCAGCCGGCAGTtccgccaccaccaccgcagTTGGAGCTGCTACCAACTGGAGTTCAGCAACAAGGGCAACAGATGCCCCAGGTGATCTaccagccgcagcagcagcagcccgcCCACTTGGTGGTGGCTTCCACGAGCAGCGCCGCTGCCTCAGCGTCCTCGTCTtcgtcctcctcgtcctcggcCTCGGCGCTGCAGCACAAAATGACGGACATGCTGAAGCGAAAAGCACCTCCCAAGCGGAAATCGCAAAGCAGTGGTAGGGCCAAGTCCAGGCAAGAAGATGCAGCGGTCGCAGCAGCTGGATCTGGAGCAGGCGGAGCCCCGCCCGCCTCAGCCAGCTCAGCTATGCACGAACTTCTCAGCCGTGCCACAA GTCTTGGCAGCGGCACCGGAGGCAGGAGTACGCCCAGTTCGGGCAGTGGTTCTGGAAGCTCCAAGTCTCGCTTTAATGCCGGAAACTCGACCAACGCCGGATCGACCAAGTCGTCGTTCCTGGCATCGCTCAATCCGGCTCGTTGGGGCCGTCAGACAgcccatcatcatcaccatcatcagcagtcccagcagcagcatcacggCCTTTCCAAAGATGCCGGCAACGCTAACGCCGGTGGATCCGGTTCTGGAGCTGGTTTGGCCTATACAGTGACCCAACATGGCGCCAATAGTGGGGCTGGTGGACTGAACGCAGCAGCCGTTGCGGCTAGTATCAGCAAGAGCATCTCCCACGCCAATCTCCTGGCGGCGGCCAACAGGGAGAGGGCACGTCAGTGGGTGCGAGAACAGGCTGTGGACTTTGTGAAGCGCTACACTGAGCAAGAGGCCAGGAGGAGTAAGGCTGCTGCAGAGAGTGGAACCACTCAGAGCGGAAGTAGCGGAGTGGGATGTTCTTCGACAGGGAATACTACACTGTCTACGGCGGGCAGCACTAACGTCTTGGAGCGTCTGTCCAGCATTCTGTTCAAGCTCAACGGAAGCTACCACGACTGCCTGGATGCTCTGCTCGAGCTGAAGACAATCCTTTTGGAGAGTGACATCTCTCCGTTTGAAGTGAATCATTCTGGCCTCATCAAGGCCATGCTCAACTATATGACTAGCGAGACGGGATTGGTGGAGCGCGATGCCCGCCTGCGCAGCTTCATGCATGTGTTTGCCGGTCTGCCATTGGAGCCTCTTCTTCAGAACGTCGGCCAGATGCCCACCATCGAGCCGCTGGCATTTGGCGCTTTTGTGGCCAAGTTGAACGGTTGCGTCACGCAGCTAGAACAGTTTCCCGTCAAGGTTCATGACTTTCCCGCTGGTCCTGGCGGCAGGTCCAATCAGAGTGCGCTTCGTTTCTTCAACACTCATCAGCTAAAg TGCAACTTGCAGCGTCATCCGCAGTGCAGTAATCTGCGTCAGTGGAAGGGAGGCACTGTAAAGATCGACCCGCTGGCCATGGTCCAGGCCATTGAGCGGTATCTAGTGGTGCGCGGCTACGGTGGTATCCGTGCCGACTCTGACGACGACAGTGAGGAAGATATGGACGATAATGTAGCAGCGGTGGTGATGACTCAGGCGGGCTTTAAGCACAAGCTGCAGTTCACGATCGGAGATCACGTGCTGCCCTACAACATGACCGTCTACCAGGCAGTCAAGCAGTTTTCGCCGCTAGTCAGTGAGCAGCCGGAGACCGACAACGAGTCGGAGACGCTTTTGGGAAATGCCAGCATATGGGTACAGCAGCACACCATTTATTACCGCCCCGTAGAGGAGGAAGTTGCTTCGGGAGCGGCCACGGGAGCAGCTTCGAGCAGTAGCTCCTGCAGCAGTGGCGTGCAAAAGCAGCAGAGCACTTCCAGTTCCGCTTCTAGCTATGCAAATGCTTCCACCTCGTGTTCATCCTCGTCCGGAGTGGCCAGCGGCGGTGGATCGTCCTCGAAGAAGGCTCACAAATCTAGCAGCAAGTTCATGCGCAAAAAGACTGAGTTGTGGCATGAAGGAATTGCTCCGGGAGTGATTTCAGCTCTAAAGCCATTCCTCAGCAGCTCGCTTCCGGCTGATGTGGTGACAGTGCAGGATTCATCGCTGGATGCACTGTGTATGCTGCGAGTTATCCACGCTCTTAATCGCCACTGGGAGCATTTGTACGGATGTGTGGTGCGCCAAAACATCATCCCCCAGGCAGAGTTTGTACACCCGAAGATCACGGCCAAGGCGAATCGGCAACTGCAGGATCCGCTTGTCATCATGACGGGCAATCTGCCGCAGTGGCTGCCCCAGATTGGCATGGCCTGTCCGTTCCTCTTCCCCTTCGAGACGCGCCACTTGCTATTCTACGCCACCAGCTTCGATCGGGATCGCGCTTTGCAGCGTCTGCTGGACACCACGCCCGATCTGAACGCAGCCGAGTCTTCAGAACGCGTGGCTCCTCGCCTCGATCGCCGCAAGCGTGCCATTTCCCGCACGGAGATACTCAAGCAGGCCGAGCACATCCTTCAGGACTTTGGGCACTCCAAGGCCTTGCTTGAGATTCAGTACGAGAATGAGGTTGGCACGGGTCTGGGACCTACACTGGAATTCTACGCACTGGTCTCTGCTGAGTTACAGCGTACGGATCTTGGGCTGTGGAATGGCAGCGATAGCTACAAGCAGAACTCTGTGACTATTGTGGATGTGGTCAAGGCCAACAGCACTGTGTTGCACATTGAGGATGCCCTCGAAGCAACCACCATGGACCAGGCCCCTCCGACAGCGGGAGGAGCATCGCTTGtaagcagcaccaccaccaccacaacaacaacagcagcagcagcaaccgcgCAGCAGCATCCACCCACTCGCTCCAGCAGTCGCACGCATCTCTTGCGCAGCGTTGCTGGTCAACAACAGCTGTCACAGCCGGTGGAGCACAGCTCATCGAGCGCCGGCAGCAATGAGAATGCTCTAAACATGATTATCGCACAGCAATTTAGTGATATGAACTCTGCTGATCCAGCAGCCACTGATAATCCCAGCAGTACCACAACCACAACCAGTGTGGTGGAGCAGAACACAACTACGAATCACTCCAGCGCCACCACCACTACTACAACCACAACTATTATGAGCTATGTGCATGCGGTGCACGGCTTGTTCCCTCTGCCTCTGGGTAAATCCTCGAAGCTTCCGCAGATGACCAAGGCCAAGGCCAAGTTTAAGTTCTTGGGCAAGTTTATGGCCAAGGCGGTTATGGACAGTCGCATG TTGGACTTGCCCTTCTCATTGCCATTCTATCGCTGGCTTGTCAGCGAAGAGCATTCGATTGGCCTCGCCGACCTGATGCGTGTGGCCCCAGAGGTACAAAACACTTTGGTCCGTCTGCAGGATCTGGTGCGCCAGCGGGAGTACATTCTGACCGACCCAAACATTGATGCCATGGAAAAGACAGAAAAG ATTGAACAGCTGGACTTGGATGGCTGCCCCATCGCAGACTTGGGCCTGGACTTTGTACTGCCCGGACATGCCAACATTGAGTTGTGCCGCGGCGGTCGTGATACACCAGTGACTGTCCACAACCTCCACCAGTATATCTCGCTGGTCACTTACTGGTTCCTCATCGAGGGTGTCCAGAAGCAGTTCGAGGCATTGCGTGAGG gtttcgATTCCGTCTTTCCCATCCAACGGCTCCGCATGTTCTATCCGGAGGAGCTGGAATGCGTCTTCTGTGGATCGGCCAgcgagcaacagcagcagcggtgGGAAACCAAGATGCTACAGGACAGCTGTCGCACAGATCACGGATTCCACCAGGAGTCGCAGGCTATTCAATATCTGTACGAGATCCTGGCCTCGTACAATCGCGACGAGCAGCGTGCTTTCCTGCAGTTCGTGACAGGTTCTCCCCGCCTGCCGACTGGCGGATTTAAGGCCCTCACGCCGCCATTGACTATCGTGCGCAAGACGCTGGATGGAAACCTAAACCCCAATGATTACCTACCATCTGTGATGACCTGTGTCAACTATCTAAAGTTGCCCGACTACTCCAGTCGCGAGGTGATGCGGCAGAAACTGAAAGTGGCCGCCAACGAGGGCAGTATGTCCTTCCACCTCTCGTAA